Below is a window of Desulfuromonas sp. TF DNA.
ATCAGCGGCATGTACGAAGACAACCTCTATCTTTCCAACCTTTACGAATACCTCGAGCAGGAAGTCCCCCAGCCGGCCGGGGAGTTCACCGCCGGGCCGTGTCCCGGAGACGGCGTCCGCTTCGAAGGGGCCAGCTTCACCTATCCCGGCGGCGAGCAGCCGGCGCTGAACGACATCACCCTGCACCTGAAACCCGGCCAGAGCCTGGCCCTGGTCGGAGAAAACGGCTCCGGCAAAACGACCCTGATCAAGCTGCTCACCCGCCTCTATACACCGGATTCGGGACGGATCCTTCTGGACGGCCTCGACCTGCGGCAGTGGGATACCGATGCCCTTCGCCGACGCATCGGAGTCATCTTTCAGGATTTCGGCCGCTACCAGATGCTGGTCGGCGAGAATATCGGCGCCGGCGACGTCTCCCATTTCGACGACCGGCAGCGCTGGCACGAGGCCGCCGAAAAAGGGATGGCCGCCCCTTTCATCAAACAGATGACCGAGGGCTACGATACCCAGCTCGGCCGCTGGTTCAAGGGAGGCCGCGAGCTCTCAGGGGGGCAGTGGCAGAAGATCGCCCTGGCAAGGGCCTTCATGCGCACCGGCGCCGACATCCTGGTCCTCGATGAACCGACGGCCACCATGGACGCCAAAGCCGAGGCGAGCCTGTACGAGCACTTCCGCGAACTCTGCGATGGAAAGATGACCATTCTCATTTCGCACCGTTTCTCCACGGTACGAATGGCGGACCATATCGTGGTCATTGGCGGAGGGCGAATCGTGGAGCAGGGGGGACATGATCAATTGATGGCGCAGGGAGGCCAGTACGCCCAGCTCTTCACTCTGCAGGCCAGGGGGTATCGCTAGTGTCCCGATTAATTAATTCCGTCCATTAATTCTGGCCCTTTTGGCCGCTAGCTGCGTTGCGTCTCCTCGGCTTAGCTCAGGCTAGGCCTGCGTCGACGCGCCTTGCCAGCAACCAAAATGCCTCAGAATTATATGAATGGACTAACCAAACGGGACACTAGGCTGCGATCTTTCCGAAAGGGTTCCGGCTCTCAGGTCCTTATGCGCTTGGGAGCACAGAGATTGAAGCCCCGGTCGACCCGTCCGCCGCAAATCGCGCAGACATACTTCGGATTTTTCCTCAGAAGAGCCAGTTCGTTCTCCGGCAGATGGGTTTTCATGCTGCACAGGTGCAGATGGTGCTCATGGGGCTTTTTGCAGGAAAGCTCCCGGGCCATGGCATAATCCTCCTTTTGGGGGCGCTTTTTGCAGCGTCTCAACTCTCCAGACGGCGGTCTTCCCGAAGCAGTCGGACGATTTCATCGGCTGGCAGCGGCTTGCTGAAGTAGTAACCCTGCAGACCGTCGCATCGGCTCTCACGCACGAAGGCCAACTGCTCCTTCGTTTCCACCCCCTCGGCAATTGCAGTGAGTCTCAGGCTGTGTGCTATGGCCACGACGCTGGTGGCGACCGCCGCGGCACCTGCATCGCTGGTGACGTCGGTGATGAATGAGCGGTCGATCTTAAGGCTGTCGACGGGAAAACGCCGCAGGTAATTCAGACTTGAGTAGCCGGTTCCGAAATCGTCCAGGCTGAGACCGATACCGAGTCCCTTGAGCCGGTGCATGGTTGGGGCTTTTTGCAGGAAAGCTCCCGGGCCATGGCATAATCCTC
It encodes the following:
- a CDS encoding EAL domain-containing protein, translated to RVETLQKAPPKGGLCHGPGAFLQKAPTMHRLKGLGIGLSLDDFGTGYSSLNYLRRFPVDSLKIDRSFITDVTSDAGAAAVATSVVAIAHSLRLTAIAEGVETKEQLAFVRESRCDGLQGYYFSKPLPADEIVRLLREDRRLES